The DNA sequence CTGACCTGAAACCACTGCTCCAGCCAGTGGCCGAACGCATGCTGCGGGCTGAATGCGAGCAGCAGGTAAAAGCCGAGCACCGAAGGCGGCAGCACCAGCGGCATGCTGACCAGGGTTTCGATGACCGGCTTGAAGCGGGTGCGCGAATAGGCAATCCAGTAGGCGAGCGGAATGCCGGTCGCCAGCAGGATCACCGTGGTCAGCGCGGCGAGGCGGAAGGTGAGCAGCAGCGGCTGCCAGTCGTGGCTCATGTGCGCGCCTCCGGGATAACCGTCATTTCGTTTGCCTTTACCAAGCCTTCGACTACGTCGCCAATGTCAAGCCCGAGCACATGCGAGGATCGGGTCGTGATGACCGATTCGACGACGAAGCGGTCGAATGCCAGCGTCACCTTGGTCAGCAGCTTGCCGCGCTCGACGGCCGTGACGGAGGCTGGAATCCGGTTGCGCATGCTGATCAGGCCGGACAGGTTCTTGGCCAGCGAGACTTCGGTTTCCTTGAACAGCAGCGTAGCTGCCATGCCCGCCGTCCAGGAAGCCACCTCTTCGCCGGCGCCAACCAGGGTCGCGGCAAAACGGTGATCGCCCACCGCGGCGTCGACGACGGCAATGCTGCCGTGCACTTCAACCGCAACGATCGTGGCCGGCAGCCGGTTCATGGCAGAAGGTAGCCGTAGCGTTCCAGGGCCGCGCGCGCCCTGGCGGAAGACAGGAAGTCGAGGAAGCGCTGTGCGGCTTGCGGACTGGTTGCCTGCCCGTGCTTGAGGATGATCGCGCCTTGTGCGATCGGTTGATACGCACTCCTGGGCAGATCGATCCATTTGCCCTGGCCCTTCATTTCCGGCGCGAGCACCACCGATTTGGCGGTGAAGCCGGCGTCGGCCGACTTCGAATGGATGTACTGGTTGGTCTGCGCGATACTCTCGCCGTACACCAGCTTCGGCGCCAGGGATTGTTCCAGGCTGAGATGAGCCAGCGCGCGCAGCGTTTCGCGGCCGTAAGGCGCGGTCTTCGGGTTGGCGATCGCGATCTTGCGCACCGTGGGACCCGCCAGCACGCGTTGCCAGTTGCCGAGGTCGAGATCGTTCATCGTCCACAGCACCAGTGCGCCGTAGGCATAGACCTTCGGCGGCGTGTCGGCATAGCCTTGCAGGTGCAGCTTCTCCGGATATTCCATATCGGCCGACAGGAAGACGTCGAACGGCGCGCCGTTCATGATCTGGGCAGCGAACTTGCCGGAGGAGTTGTAGACGGGTTTGAGATCGTGGCCGGTCTCCTTTTTGAATCCCACCTGTAATTCTTCGAATGCGTATTGCATGTTGGCGGCGACCGCAACGGTGAGAGTGTCGGCTTGTGCGCAACTTGCGACACAGAGCAGCAGGCCGGCAAGGAAGCTTGGTTTGATCATGGACTTCAGGGCGACGGGT is a window from the Noviherbaspirillum sp. UKPF54 genome containing:
- a CDS encoding molybdopterin-binding protein, translated to MNRLPATIVAVEVHGSIAVVDAAVGDHRFAATLVGAGEEVASWTAGMAATLLFKETEVSLAKNLSGLISMRNRIPASVTAVERGKLLTKVTLAFDRFVVESVITTRSSHVLGLDIGDVVEGLVKANEMTVIPEART
- the modA gene encoding molybdate ABC transporter substrate-binding protein — translated: MIKPSFLAGLLLCVASCAQADTLTVAVAANMQYAFEELQVGFKKETGHDLKPVYNSSGKFAAQIMNGAPFDVFLSADMEYPEKLHLQGYADTPPKVYAYGALVLWTMNDLDLGNWQRVLAGPTVRKIAIANPKTAPYGRETLRALAHLSLEQSLAPKLVYGESIAQTNQYIHSKSADAGFTAKSVVLAPEMKGQGKWIDLPRSAYQPIAQGAIILKHGQATSPQAAQRFLDFLSSARARAALERYGYLLP